From one Nematostella vectensis chromosome 7, jaNemVect1.1, whole genome shotgun sequence genomic stretch:
- the LOC5503392 gene encoding uncharacterized protein LOC5503392 isoform X2: MKKSEGNQRTLFQSWGKKSSSNFTRPNSPGCSSAYNLEEVIDLNEDDDDGLLAAALEMDSIDPGPSTSTRFPNNVPSNSSTSTNTTSNSIPVEIIPGFDMESGDIWIYPTNYPVRDYQFNIVQKALYQNIMVTLPTGLGKTFIAAVVMYNYYRWYPQGKVVFMAPTKPLVAQQIEACYQIMGIPQADTAEMTGNMAPTKRENLWRTKRVFFLTPQVLQNDLSRGSCAAADVVLLVVDEAHKALGNHSYCQVVREILSYTTNFRVLALSATPGDDIKAVQQVLTNLLISHVELRSEDSQDIKPYTHARTVEKIVVPLGDQIVRVKTQYLKVLDTIVGRLFCNRVVWQKDPLRMSKFMLLSCREQFRKGPAENMNRAQVGSIEGDFAMGISLYHAYELLHQHGILSFYNFIKGIMEGSKGMTRAKTELMRHQEFMGIMEDLRESIETPLDEIADTSALFSQFSSPSRRRSMQFQASDPRFKSHPKLQKLEEIVVEHFKKFAESTSKGSDNLGEVKGKPSVDTRVMIFSQYRDSVKEITTILCRHKPLVRVMSFIGQASTGKSSKGLSQKEQLEVVHRFRMGGYNTLVSTCVGEEGLDIGDVDLIVCFDAHASPIRLVQRMGRTGRKRDGRIVVLVAEGKEEQVYKRSQSNKKSIHKAIVKGTGSFDLYQDNPRMIPKHLTPTVFKMEMTVGSYVAKGKNKRKSDANKSSGKIKALLTKAVTPPSVTSRKDDGLLSYGELMYWQENFKLKGCEAGTTPKAAVRRRSSDSPSVARRRSCDPVEPAVKPLSLTEWMAWQSAPSPVLLVSHSRRTKHLVEILEFIELHGSDVIGEDDSYDAEMRSFLDPNDLPGNDSREDIVSGQDGDGAEARNAKSDKRISTKQRRIVIKDDDAEELDVVRQERGTESAEKLKESKPKEKAKKKRSIDKKRVSPVERKARWKEYLEKFERDDDFEASLDHENHIAVDVQDSLDFGGPADEHGVKNHAEIIYETNVPAARTARWLSCDKEGTLKDVKSTVSSCQDSDDDLGPLSQLLPSSTPQVKPAVNQRLQRHATDVPTPPSLDDLDFSFSPIKSSGLSDRKRKDVTPQRRASKVPKLLPINDSSKSARGNKSRLIDGNDSDFCSREISFPESPPMIPESMDFEVEPESTLGRGNSKIDAISQMAANQKIKTTKLSDVGNDIEQEKQPRNTPKLNNSDDLLGDVNMSSSSLPSDAEFNEFHPWIVDNVRKLPPPGSPPLLPDDKELKDIHGPNPGTVGPSSKQLPPESSTLLDEPCFDLGIMTSPQGNVDNDDLSMVFGDDSILMEAFDIDIDDRKASPDHRNDQIDTKRCYAINDLKKGSKNKSTNTTAQTGSNVVLNTNIIRNEKACTKGIKTKDKSIKSSIEHSISLLSAFERTNKSDEVSTSKDRVADTHVSAPENSTSRNKTVHQDKSLRDLERVSDTLVSVPENSKSCNTIMHQDKSLRDSVDVEHMYPESRESGNVKQKKPFKLKLKRSPGKVKQPVTGQEQVPLESANDSTVNSVVDAQAQSKSSSLPAHKQRLNVPASVDNNLGRHPSPKSADLFPESPCRERLSKKDNISDEDSPIIRKPTKSAQSIIFPESPCQREGLLEKDITSDVDSPIIRKRGKGALKKLLLESPALCQSPNHTDADSPIVGRRLKAKISNGNVVAIAESEDDEDAPAANNKVIAGKDLSKKSNNAVNTAYDDDEDDDDDKVMVQRRLKPVGKASIYRRTILSSPAATSPTHDNERKKKKFAQVIDSGSEDEFECDYTKACNPKKQEKVEEADRRMKKKESFQIKQRHKPARAQHGQPKRSKKMHTYRLNHFIDEEAELSGSDIDQYSSDEDVDGYSEFDSFIDDSTQRTQVTPCPQRRHQSPGVDMHAVYRQSLFSPVGRLLNFKTPMYHRQKNRYKMKYNVGRKRTDSSSEAEETWERESEQDGEGSDVSGPGTSSENEQEPGTSSENEQEPGARSDDEEEPGTSSENEQGFREASQIRRARKRVKRKRIKVLDESTEETPPKISKVCGTPVIEPQGTHRQRSSTTVTSPGTRLLEPPEINRAASVPGTSSNDVRSKTANMTPSSSPLGYRDGVFRADNDKSSFSKVNSRRGPLTVTSPIRHQNEGYGNVTTAECSDNDKPSFVKPRTKSWTFKSSQAKDNPRVPGHLDQTKGNCGGVGGDVLGEGEWEDDLDDLDLLDALEADDSKTSSGAAPLMASSSERRESKEIALAMTATDDDFTMEMSDMPTFSLDFDFDQQQEVNAVDKGVNQSACQSLSNGLSTFAKPYGYGSSSNTTIATKKPLLSNRTFKPPKASKDIQNESFTKIRPQTGNNTNNNENIPLKTARNFTSDSDAVRPHDFSDTGVTPTSRELRAQSNSLLKNPFKYSPLSNTCIESESERSLGTSVTAPSRASAHPAVVPNKSIIARSPSGLSFSEKNKDKLVILVDTKEISNSQVVSQLRLKQNMRVEVCQLTNCDYVVSNRMAVERRLVSDVANGANSAKLVSRMRLLCTLYDRPCIIIEKDRVRPGEQERNNRSTAYFSTLSSIALTHIKILYSDSQEHTAFLLSELALVEAKKKAAIVAPLSNMSNETEKMFRFLLTIPMVNYATALCLSLKYRNLRHLIHSSTAELQSTTSHLIATRAQEIYAYLRHSFNTGMLGSK; encoded by the exons ATGAAGAAATCAGAAGGAAACCAGCGAACGCTGTTTCAAAGTTGGGGAAAAAAATCGTCCTCAAATTTTACCCGACCAAATAGTCCTGGTTGCTCTAGTGCTTACAACCTTGAAGAAGTAATCGATCTTAATGaggacgatgatgatggcttACTTGCTGCGGCTCTTGAAATGGACTCAATCGACCCTGGTCCTTCAACGAGTACAAGATTTCCAAACAATGTTCCGAGTAACTCATCAACCTCCACGAATACAACATCCAACAGCATTCCCGTTGAAATCATTCCAGGCTTTGATATGGAAAGCGGAGACATCTGGATTTATCCAACAAACTACCCTGTCCGAGATTACCAATTTAATATCGTACAGAAAGCTCTGTACCAGAACATCATGGTCACCCTTCCCACTGGTCTTGGAAAGACTTTTATAGCTGCTGTAGTGATGTACAACTATTACAGATGGTATCCACAGGGCAAAGTTGTATTCATGGCCCCTACTAAACCTTTGGTGGCCCAGCAGATCGAGGCATGTTATCAAATAATGGGCATCCCACAGGCGGATACAGCTGAAATGACAG GTAATATGGCCCCTACCAAGCGTGAAAACTTGTGGCGGACTAAACGAGTCTTTTTCCTTACGCCGCAAGTGTTGCAAAACGACCTGAGTCGTGGTTCATGTGCCGCGGCTGATGTGGTGTTATTAGTAGTGGACGAAGCTCACAAGGCACTGGGTAACCACTCCTACTGCCAG GTGGTGAGAGAAATTCTGAGTTACACCACCAACTTCCGCGTGCTTGCTCTCAGTGCAACCCCAGGTGATGACATCAAG GCAGTACAGCAAGTACTCACCAATCTGCTCataagccatgttgaattgcGCTCAGAGGACTCCCAAGATATCAAGCCCTACACCCACGCACGGACAGTAGAGAAGATCGTAGTGCCACTAGGTGACCAGATAGTCAGAGTGAAAACCCAATATCTTAAG GTTCTGGACACCATTGTTGGCAGGCTTTTCTGTAATCGTGTTGTTTGGCAGAAGGACCCCCTGCGCATGTCCAAATTTATGCTCTTGAGCTGCAGAGAACAATTCAGGAAGGGTCCAGCTGAGAACATG AACAGAGCCCAGGTGGGGAGTATTGAGGGAGACTTTGCCATGGGGATAAGCCTGTACCATGCCTACGAGCTCCTGCATCAACATGGAATCCTGTCATTCTACAACTTCATCAAAGGAATCATGGAGGGAAGCAAAGGCATGACTCGTGCCAAGACAGAGCTAATGAGACATCAG GAGTTTATGGGGATAATGGAAGACCTCCGTGAGAGCATTGAGACACCCCTGGATGAGATTGCAGACACCAGTGCTCTCTTCTCACAGTTTTCCTCACCCAGTCGTCGCCGCTCCATGCAGTTCCAGGCATCTGACCCGCGATTCAAAAGCCATCCAAAGCTTCAGAAGCTTGAGGAAATTGTTGTGGAGCATTTCAAAAAATTTGCAGAGTCTACAAGCAAAG GTAGTGATAATCTGGGCGAAGTAAAGGGTAAGCCATCTGTAGACACTCGAGTAATGATTTTCTCCCAGTATCGAGACAGTGTCAAGGAGATCACAACTATCCTCTGCCGCCACAAGCCTCTGGTGCGTGTCATGAGCTTCATTGGACAGGCATCTACTGGAAAAAGCTCAAAGGGGCTGTCACAGAAggaacagcttgag GTCGTGCATCGTTTTCGTATGGGTGGCTACAACACGCTGGTTTCTACATGCGTTGGTGAAGAGGGACTAGACATCGGTGACGTCGACCTTATTGTGTGCTTTGATGCGCATGCGTCACCTATCAGGCTTGTACAGCGCATGGGCAGAACGGGCCGCAAGAGAGATGGCCGGATTGTGGTTCTGGTAGCCGAAGGCAAGGAGGAACAG GTGTACAAGAGAAGCCAATCCAATAAGAAGTCTATCCACAAGGCCATCGTAAAAGGGACTGGCTCCTTTGATCTATACCAGGATAACCCCCGTATGATCCCAAAACACCTTACCCCCACAGTGTTTAAGATGGAGATGACGGTGGGGAGTTATGTGGCTAAAGG TAAAAATAAGCGGAAATCTGATGCAAACAAGAGCAGCGGAAAGATCAAGGCGTTACTCACTAAGGCTGTCACGCCGCCTAGCGTGACGTCACGCAAGGATGACGGGCTGCTGTCGTATGGGGAACTGATGTATTGGCAAGAGAACTTCAAGCTCAAAGGGTGCGAGGCTGGGACTACACCCAAGGCAGCAGTCAGGCGCAG ATCTTCAGATTCGCCATCAGTTGCCAGGAGAAGGTCATGTGACCCTGTCGAGCCCGCTGTCAAACCGCTGTCTCTAACAGAGTGGATGGCATGGCAGTCAGCACCCTCCCCAGTCCTCCTCGTCTCGCACTCGCGGCGCACCAAGCACTTGGTTGAGATCCTGGAATTCATTGAATTAcacggaagtgacgtcataggGGAAGACGACTCTTACGATGCGGAAATGAG GTCTTTCCTGGACCCTAACGACCTTCCTGGAAATGACTCGAGGGAAGACATTGTGTCTGGCCAAGATGGTGATGGTGCAGAAGCCCGTAACGCAAAGAGTGATAAAAGAATAAGTACAAAGCAGAGACGAATAGTGATTAAAGACGACGATGCTGAAGAGCTGGATGTTGTACGACAAGAGCGTGGGACTGAATCGGCAGAGAAACTCAAAGAATCCAAGCCAAAGGAGAAAGCTAAGAAAAAGAGATCTATTGATAAGAAGCGCGTATCTCCAGTCGAACGAAAGGCCAGATGGAAAGAATATCTTGAGAAATTTGAAAGAGATGATGACTTTGAAGCATCACTTGATCATGAGAATCATATCGCGGTAGACGTCCAAGATAGTCTTGATTTTGGGGGGCCTGCCGATGAGCACGGCGTAAAGAACCATGCAGAAATCATCTATGAAACCAACGTTCCCGCGGCTAGGACAGCACGATGGCTTAGTTGTGATAAGGAGGGTACTTTAAAGGACGTAAAATCGACTGTATCTAGCTGTCAAGATTCTGATGACGATCTCGGACCATTATCACAGCTATTGCCATCCTCGACTCCACAGGTTAAACCTGCAGTGAACCAGCGCCTGCAGAGACACGCTACGGATGTCCCCACTCCACCATCGCTAGACGATCTAGACTTCTCGTTTTCCCCGATTAAATCCTCAGGGTTATCAGACAGGAAACGAAAAGATGTTACTCCACAAAGACGTGCTAGTAAAGTTCCAAAGCTTCTTCCAATTAACGATTCTAGTAAGTCAGCAAGAGGGAATAAATCCAGACTAATAGATGGGAATGACTCGGATTTTTGCTCACGAGAAATTTCCTTTCCGGAGTCTCCGCCAATGATTCCTGAATCAATGGATTTCGAGGTTGAACCGGAATCCACGCTAGGTAGGGGAAATTCGAAAATTGACGCTATTAGCCAAATGGCAGCAAaccaaaaaattaaaacaacgAAATTGTCTGATGTAGGCAATGATATAGAGCAAGAAAAACAGCCTCGTAATACGCCAAAGTTGAATAATTCAGACGATCTTCTTGGTGATGTGAACATGTCATCATCGTCCTTACCAAGTGATGCTGAATTTAACGAGTTCCACCCCTGGATAGTAGACAATGTTAGAAAATTACCTCCCCCTGgatcaccaccattattacCAGATGACAAAGAGCTAAAAGATATTCATGGACCTAACCCTGGGACAGTGGGGCCAAGTAGCAAGCAACTCCCCCCTGAATCGTCAACCCTGTTGGATGAGCCATGCTTTGACCTGGGAATAATGACGTCACCTCAAGGGAACGTCGATAATGACGATTTGAGCATGGTGTTTGGTGATGATAGTATTTTGATGGAGGCATTTGACATTGATATAGACGATAGGAAAGCTTCTCCAGATCATAGAAACGATCAGATCGATACAAAACGCTGTTACGCGataaatgatttaaaaaaagggagtaaaaacAAAAGTACAAATACTACAGCACAAACTGGTTCCAACGTAGTGTTGAATACAAATATAATTAGGAATGAAAAAGCATGCACAAAGGGTATCAAGACGAAGGACAAAAGTATCAAATCCAGTATTGAACATTCGATTAGTTTATTAAGTGCGTTTGAAAGGACAAATAAGAGCGACGAAGTCTCTACTTCAAAAGACAGGGTCGCTGATACTCATGTCTCTGCTCCTGAGAATTCAACGTCTCGTAACAAAACCGTGCATCAAGACAAAAGCCTGCGTGACTTAGAGAGAGTATCTGACACTCTAGTCAGTGTTCCTGAGAATTCAAAGTCTTGTAACACAATCATGCATCAAGACAAAAGCCTGCGTGACTCGGTGGATGTTGAACATATGTATCCGGAATCTCGTGAATCAGGGAATGTTAAACAAAAGAAGCCTTTCAAACTGAAACTAAAGCGATCTCCTGGTAAAGTAAAACAACCTGTGACGGGGCAAGAGCAGGTGCCCCTTGAGAGCGCAAATGACTCAACTGTTAATAGTGTAGTTGATGCTCAAGCTCAAAGTAAATCTTCTAGTTTGCCAGCTCATAAACAGCGGCTAAATGTACCGGCAAGTGTAGACAACAACTTGGGCCGTCATCCCAGTCCTAAAAGCGCAGACCTTTTTCCTGAATCCCCTTGTAGGGAAAGGCTATCCAAGAAGGATAACATATCTGATGAAGATTCACCAATTATTCGCAAGCCCACGAAGAGCGCACAAAGTATTATTTTTCCTGAATCCCCATGCCAAAGAGAAGGGCTATTGGAGAAGGATATCACATCAGATGTCGACTCCCCTATTATTCGGAAGCGCGGTAAAGGCGCATTAAAGAAATTATTACTAGAAAGTCCTGCACTGTGTCAATCACCCAATCACACCGATGCCGACTCACCTATTGTTGGCAGACGCTTGAAGGCAAAAATCTCTAATGGGAATGTCGTAGCGATAGCAGAGAGTGAAGACGATGAGGATGCACCGGCGGCCAATAATAAGGTTATTGCTGGTAAAGATTTAAGTAAGAAGTCTAATAATGCTGTCAATACTgcctatgatgatgatgaagatgatgatgacgataaggTGATGGTGCAAAGGCGCCTGAAGCCTGTTGGCAAGGCTAGTATTTACAGACGGACCATCTTGTCGAGTCCAGCTGCTACGAGTCCAACACATgataatgaaagaaaaaagaagaagttTGCTCAGGTCATCGACTCTGGAAGTGAAGATGAATTCGAATGCGATTATACGAAAG CATGCAACCCAAAAAAGCAAGAGAAGGTGGAAGAAGCGGACAGACGAATGAAGAAGAAAGAGTCTTTTCAGATAAAGCAGCGGCATAAGCCAGCCAGAGCACAACATGGCCAACCAAAACGATCTAAG AAAATGCACACATACCGTCTGAACCACTTCATTGATGAAGAAGCTGAGCTCTCGGGAAGCGACATTGACCAGTACTCTTCTGACGAAGACGTGGACGGGTACAGCGAGTTTGACAGCTTTATTGACGACTCCACTCAGAGGACCCAGGTGACGCCCTGTCCCCAAAGGAGACACCAGAGCCCGGGGGTGGACATGCACGCCGTGTACCGCCAGTCGCTTTTTAGCCCTGTTGGAAGACTGTTGAACTTCAAGACTCCCATGTATCATAGGCAGAAGAATAG ATACAAAATGAAGTACAACGTGGGACGAAAGCGAACTGACTCGTCGTCCGAGGCAGAAGAGACATGGGAGCGTGAGAGTGAACAAGATGGTGAGGGGAGCGACGTGAGCGGGCCTGGGACAAGTAGCGAGAATGAGCAAGAGCCTGGGACAAGTAGCGAGAATGAgcaagagcctggggcgagaaGCGATGATGAGGAAGAGCCTGGGACGAGTAGCGAAAATGAGCAAGGATTTCGTGAAGCCAGCCAAATAAGAAGGGCCAGAAAGCGTGTTAAAAGGAAGCGGATAAAAGTCCTGGATGAGAGTACGGAGGAGACGCCACCCAAGATTAGCAAAGTGTGTGGCACCCCTGTCATCGAGCCCCAGGGAACACACCGACAACGCTCTTCGACTACAGTCACTTCACCCGGAACTCGTCTGTTGGAGCCGCCTGAGATAAATCGGGCTGCCTCAGTACCAGGAACAAGTAGCAATGATGTCAGATCCAAAACTGCCAACATGACTCCCTCGTCGTCACCTTTGGGGTATCGTGATGGTGTATTTCGAGCTGACAATGACAAGAGCTCCTTCAGTAAAGTCAATTCCAGGAGGGGTCCTTTGACTGTGACGTCACCTATTCGACATCAAAATGAAGGATATGGGAATGTTACAACTGCAGAATGTAGTGACAATGATAAACCTTCGTTTGTTAAACCAAGAACCAAAAGCTGGACCTTCAAGTCTAGTCAAGCAAAGGACAATCCACGAGTCCCGGGACATTTGGATCAAACTAAAGGGAACTGTGGGGGAGTGGGTGGGGATGTACTTGGGGAGGGTGAGTGGGAAGACGATTTAGATGATCTTGACCTTTTGGATGCTTTGGAAGCTGATGACAGTAAGACGTCCTCTGGAGCAGCTCCACTTATGGCCAG TTCATCAGAGCGGCGTGAGTCGAAGGAGATCGCCTTGGCGATGACGGCGACGGATGATGACTTTACCATGGAGATGAGTGACATGCCGACTTTTTCGCTGGATTTCGACTTTGACCAGCAACAGGAAGTTAATGCGGTAGACAAAGGTGTGAATCAAAGCGCTTGTCAGTCACTGTCAAATGGCCTGTCAACGTTTGCTAAACCCTATGGATACGGCAGCTCCTCAAATACCACGATAGCGACAAAGAAACCGTTATTAAGTAATAGAACTTTCAAGCCGCCTAAGGCCTCGAAAGACATTCAAAATGAAAGCTTTACGAAAATTCGACCCCAAACAGGGAACAATACAAACAACAATGAAAATATTCCGTTAAAGACTGCACGGAATTTTACGTCAGATTCAGACGCTGTTAGACCACATGATTTTTCAGATACAGGAGTTACTCCCACTTCACGCGAACTTCGAGCGCAATCAAACTCTCTACTAAAAAACCCCTTTAAATATTCGCCCTTGTCAAACACGTGCATCGAATCAGAATCAGAGAGGAGCTTGGGCACCAGTGTTACGGCGCCCTCACGAGCCAGCGCACATCCAGCGGTTGTACCAAATAAAAGCATTATTGCAAGAAGTCCTTCTGGACTGTCG TTCAGCgagaaaaataaagacaagcTTGTTATTTTGGTGGACACGAAAGAAATATCAAACTCGCAG GTAGTTTCTCAGCTCCGTCTCAAACAAAACATGCGCGTAGAAGTATGTCAGCTGACCAACTGTGACTATGTAGTAAGCAACAGGATGGCTGTGGAACGCAGGCTCGTATCAG ACGTGGCTAATGGTGCGAACTCGGCAAAGCTTGTGTCGCGCATGCGACTCCTGTGTACCCTCTACGACAGACCATGTATCATCATAGAGAAGGACCGCGTAAGGCCAGGCGAACAGGAGCGCAACAA CCGAAGTACGGCATATTTCAGCACTCTCTCGTCCATCGCGCTCACCCATATAAAGATCCTTTACAGCGACAGTCAAG AGCACACAGCGTTCCTATTATCAGAGCTTGCTTTGGTAGAGGCGAAGAAGAAGGCTGCAATAGTAGCGCCACTTAGCAACATGTCAAATGAAACAGAAAAG ATGTTCCGCTTTCTCCTCACCATTCCAATGGTTAACTATGCTACCGCTCTGTGCCTGTCTTTGAAGTACAGGAACCTTCGCCACCTGatccacag TTCCACCGCCGAGTTACAGAGCACGACAAGTCATCTCATAGCTACGCGAGCGCAGGagatatacgcctatctgcgACACAGTTTCAACACTGGCATGTTGGGAAGCAAGTAA